In one window of Chloroflexota bacterium DNA:
- the rpsF gene encoding 30S ribosomal protein S6 codes for MRRYELMLLFRPDLEDDQLQAAVERVTRAIVNAGGGLSKISPWGKRRLAYPIQHHRDASYFLIHFDIEPAAVREIERGLLISEEILRHLVVVLEPRKSAAGGADEGVSAEVDGDNVGPPPDVHELELDAEEVDVNAPEEVAK; via the coding sequence GTGCGCCGATACGAACTCATGCTCCTGTTCCGGCCCGACCTGGAGGACGACCAGCTTCAGGCGGCCGTCGAGCGCGTGACGCGCGCCATCGTGAACGCCGGTGGCGGCTTGAGCAAGATCTCGCCGTGGGGCAAGCGGCGCCTCGCCTATCCCATTCAGCACCACCGGGACGCCTCGTATTTCCTCATTCATTTCGACATCGAGCCGGCCGCGGTACGGGAGATCGAGCGCGGCCTGCTCATCAGCGAGGAGATCCTCCGCCACCTGGTCGTCGTCCTCGAGCCCCGCAAGAGTGCCGCGGGAGGCGCTGACGAAGGCGTCTCGGCCGAGGTCGACGGGGATAACGTGGGGCCGCCACCGGATGTGCATGAGCTCGAGCTGGACGCCGAGGAAGTGGACGTGAACGCGCCAGAGGAGGTGGCGAAATGA
- a CDS encoding AAA family ATPase — translation MSRRPVILICAPDEELRAALRAALSASDQEVREVTTPTEAVAVLGGGGVDLVIAEGLIASGAIGSLRAARRDESVPILVVAPPGDVEARIAFLEAGADDVIETGFARRELDSRVRAMLIRAGAVAPDPTTPGTGQLIAFFSPKGGVGTTALAVNCAALLPSGGSGEVPGARVVLVDLDLQFGQVATHLNLTPKLDFARLADDDDARTDPEALAGYLTPHGSGLMVLASPTSPDSAARISVEAVEQVIGTLRSVFDFVVVDCGTRLDPRTIWVLEQAQANVFVVFPELGALRAMNDLIHFLGEAAILQGRTHFVVNHVAARELLKTRDVENLLRSRPTAEIPFADVDMSRSVNEGTPIVLSKPSSPVGLAIQRLTAALVGAELRSTSKPSKERRPLFSRG, via the coding sequence GTGTCGCGTCGCCCCGTCATCCTGATCTGCGCCCCGGACGAAGAACTCCGAGCCGCTCTGCGCGCCGCTCTGAGCGCCTCGGACCAGGAGGTTCGGGAGGTCACAACCCCGACCGAGGCGGTCGCGGTCCTGGGTGGCGGTGGCGTGGACCTCGTGATCGCCGAGGGCCTGATCGCGTCGGGGGCGATTGGCTCGCTCCGCGCGGCGCGTCGGGATGAGAGTGTCCCGATCCTCGTCGTCGCGCCGCCGGGGGACGTGGAGGCGCGCATCGCCTTCCTGGAGGCGGGAGCGGACGACGTCATCGAGACCGGCTTCGCGCGCCGCGAGCTGGACTCACGGGTCCGCGCCATGTTGATCCGGGCCGGCGCGGTGGCTCCCGACCCCACGACCCCGGGCACCGGGCAGCTGATCGCGTTCTTCTCGCCCAAGGGCGGCGTGGGGACGACCGCGCTTGCCGTCAACTGTGCGGCCCTGCTGCCCAGCGGCGGTTCCGGAGAGGTCCCCGGCGCACGCGTGGTTCTCGTCGACCTCGACCTCCAATTCGGCCAGGTGGCCACCCACCTCAACCTCACCCCCAAGCTCGACTTCGCCCGCCTTGCCGACGATGACGACGCCCGAACGGATCCCGAAGCGCTGGCCGGCTACCTCACGCCGCACGGCTCGGGACTCATGGTCCTCGCGTCGCCCACCAGCCCCGACAGCGCGGCCCGGATCAGCGTCGAGGCGGTCGAGCAGGTCATCGGTACCCTCCGCTCGGTGTTCGACTTCGTGGTCGTGGACTGCGGCACCCGGCTCGATCCCCGCACCATCTGGGTTCTCGAGCAGGCCCAGGCCAATGTCTTCGTCGTGTTCCCCGAGCTTGGCGCCCTGCGGGCGATGAACGACCTCATCCACTTCCTGGGTGAAGCGGCCATCCTCCAGGGTCGGACCCATTTCGTGGTCAACCACGTCGCGGCGCGCGAGCTGCTGAAGACTCGGGATGTCGAGAACCTGCTGCGTTCGCGGCCGACCGCTGAGATCCCTTTCGCCGACGTTGACATGAGCCGGTCGGTGAACGAGGGCACTCCCATCGTCCTGTCCAAGCCCAGCTCGCCGGTGGGGCTCGCCATTCAGCGCCTGACTGCAGCATTGGTGGGGGCCGAGCTGCGCTCCACCTCCAAGCCCAGCAAGGAGCGGCGCCCGCTCTTCAGCCGCGGCTAG